ATATCACCGGCGGTCTTCCGCGCGTTTCCGAACTCTTCGAAGCGCGAAAGCCGAAAAATCCGTGCGTGCTTGCGAAGATTTCGGGACTTGTCAAGTTTAAGGGAATTACCAAAGGCAAGCGTATGGTGACGATCGAAGACGAATTCGGTAAAGTGCACGATCACGCCGTTCCGATGAACAAGCGCATGCTCGTGCGCGACGGCGACCGCGTGGAAGCGGGAGAGCCGCTGTGCGACGGTTCACCGAGTCCGCACGACATCCTCGCCATCCTCGGTGAAAATGCGCTGCAGAATTATCTTATGGATGAAATCCAGCAGGTGTACCGCGCGCAGGGTGTCGATATCAACGACAAGCACATCGGTATTATCGTGCGGCAGATGCTGCGCAAAGTTGAAATCGTTGCAGTCGGCGATACGCACTTTATCTACGGACAGCAAGTGGACAAATACAAATTCCACGAAGAAAATAAGCGCGTAAAAGACGAAGGCGGACAGCCGGCTACGGGCCGCCCGATGTTCCAGGGAATTACGAAAGCCTCTCTCGGCGTCGATTCCTTTATTTCGGCGGCATCGTTCCAGGAAACCACACGCGTACTCACGAACGCCGCAATTTCCGGTTCGACCGATTATCTGCACGGTATCAAAGAAAACGTCGCAATCGGTCACATGATCCCCGCAGGAACGGGCATCAGAAATTACCGCCATATCAAGCTTTTCGACGGAAGCGACAGGGATTTGGATATCCAGATGGATGAGATCCTCGAACGCCGCCGTATCGAAAAAGAGCAGGAAGCGCTCCGTATGACGGAAGAAGATGCGGCTTTCGATGCGGAAGAGCCGGAAGCGGATTGAGCTATTGACGAGAGACGGGGGAATGAAGTATCATATAATTCCCCCGTTTTCAGGATAACGGCGGATTATATTCCGGGGTGCTGACCGGGATTTTGTTAAAGATTATTAATTATTGCGATAGGAGATAGGCAATGCCTACAATTAATCAGTTGATTCATCAGGGACGCAAGTCGAGCGCAAACAGAACGAAAGCGCCCGCTCTCGATTCGTGTCCGCAAAAACGCGGCGTATGCACTCGTGTTATGACGATGACGCCGAAAAAACCGAATTCCGCGCTGCGGAAAATTGCGCGTGTGCGGCTCAGCAACGGTATGGAAGTGACTGCGTATATTCCGGGCATCGGTCATAATTTGCAGGAACACTCGGTCGTGCTCGTCCGCGGCGGACGCGTAAAGGATTTGCCGGGCGTGCGCTATCACATTATCCGCGGCACGAAAGATACGCTCGGTGTCGACGGACGCAAACGCGGCCGCTCGAAATACGGCGCGAAGCGCGCTAAAGCGTAACGGGGGATGAGAAGATGGGAAGACATAAAAAATCGATCGATCGTCCCGTTATGCCGGACGTAAAATACAACAGCAAAGTCGTTTCGAAATTCATCACGCGTATGATGCTGCAGGGCAAAAAAGAAACGTGTAAGCGCCTCATGTACACGGCGATGGACAATTTAAAAGCAAAAACCGATAAAGACCCGCTCGAAGTGTTTTTGAAAGCGCTCGAAAACGTCAAACCGATGGTGGAAGTAAAATCCCGCCGCGTCGGAGGCGCGACTTATCAGGTTCCGGTGGAAATCCGCGACGTGCGCAAAGAAGCGCTTGCAATGCGCTGGATCATCACCGCCGCCCGCAACAGAAACGGACACGGCATGGCCGAAACGCTCGCCGCCGAACTGCTCGATGCGTACAACAGCACGGGTACGGCGTTTAAGAAAAAAGAAGATACGCATAAGATGGCCGAAGCGAACAAAGCGTTCGCGCACTACCGCTGGTAGTTTTCGACGATCCGAAAATCGGTCAAAGAGCGCCGTTCACATCCGTGGGCGGCGTTTTTTATAGGTCGGATATCGGGTTTTGAAAATCGTCAAAACGCTTGACTAAGCCCCGCCTTTTCCGATACAATAACCGATACGCGCAGTGTAAGATGTGCTGCATGATCCCCGTTTTGTGTGCGGCTGTTTTGCGCGCATTATTTTAATAATCAGGAGTGTTGCCATGTACGCACTTATCGAATATAAGGGCAAACAATATAAAGCGGAAAAAGGCACCGTTTTAACGGTCGACAAATTGAGCGAAGAAAAGGGTTCGACCCTCGAACTCGATTCCGTTTTACTCGTAAGCGACGGCGACAAAATCAGCGTCGGCGCTCCATACGTTGCGGGCGCGAAAGTGAAAATCGAAGTCGGGGAAACGTTTCGCGACAAAAAAGTGCTCGTGTTCAAATATAAAGCCAAAAAGGATTACCACAGGCTTATCGGGCACCGTCAAGCGTATACGAAAGTTACCGTAACGGATATTACCGTCGCGTAATGATTTCCGTGCTGCTCACTTGCGGCAAAGACGGAACGCTCGCATCGTGCAGGGCGCAGGGGCACGCGCGTTTTGCCGAGAGGGGAAGCGACATCGTCTGCAGCGCCGTTACTGTTTTGCTGCGTACGACGATGCAGGCGCTTTCCGAAACGGAAGGCGTCTTCGTCCGAGCGGATGCTTCGGAGCGGGGGAGCTTGGATTTCGACGTGAGTGCGGAAAGTGCACCGGCGGAATCACGGGCGGCGCTCGTATATGCCGGACGATTTTTGGAAGCGGGACTCGCTTCCCTTGTGCGGGAATATCCGCGCAACGTAGAATTGAAGATACAAACTGATTAAACGAGGTATACTATGGGAAGATCGAGAGGCGGCAGCGGCGCCAAAAACGGACGCGATTCCAATCCGAAAAATTTAGGCGTAAAGCGATACGGCGGAGAAGCGGTTACGGCCGGTTCCATACTTGTCAAACAACGCGGAACGAAATTTTTTCCGGGCAGCAATGTAAAGCGTGCGGGCGACGACAGCCTGTATGCGACGGCTGACGGTAAAGTCGTCTACCACGAACGGATGAACAGAAAATATATTTCCGTTACTCCGGCAAACGCGTAAAATTTTGTTTGACACTATGACGATACCCGGTTCAGCACAGCCTGCGCCGGGTATTTTCGTTTAGCCCCGAATGTCGAGGCTTTTGAATCCAAACAAGAGAACAGTATGGTACAGTTTGCAGATGAAGCGTTAATTGAAGTCCGCTCGGGAAAAGGCGGAAACGGCTGCATCGCGTTTCGCAGAGAAAAATATATTCCGCGAGGAGGGCCGAACGGCGGCGACGGCGGCAAGGGAGGAGATGTCGTGTTTTGCGTCAGGCGCAATATGCGCACGCTTGCAAAGCTCCGCAATCAAGTCGTCTTTAAAGCGAAAAACGGCGGCGACGGTTCGGGCTGGAACAAATACGGCAAAGACGGAGAAGATGTCGTTATCGCCGTTCCGCCCGGCACGACGATACGGGATGCCGAAACGGACGAACTCATCCACGATTTTACCGACGAAGACGAAAACGAGCGCTTCGTTTTTTTAAACGGCGGTAAGGGCGGTTGGGGCAATGTCCATTTCAAGTCGTCGACGAATCAGGCGCCGCGTTACGCGCATCCGGGTACTCCCGGAGAAGTGAGAAAGCTCCGCCTCGAACTTTCGATCATAGCCGACGCGGGGCTCGTCGGTTTTCCGAACGCCGGTAAGTCGTCACTTTTAAACGCGTTTACGAACGCGCGTCCGAAAATCGCGCCGTATCCGTTTACGACGAAAATCCCCAATTTGGGAGTGCTCCGCGTCGACGGAGAGCGCGATATAATCATTGCCGATATACCTGGGATCATCGAAGGCGCGTCCGAAGGCGCGGGGCTCGGGTTTAAATTTTTAAAACACATTTCGCGCACGGCCTGCCTCATCTATATGATCGACTGTTCCGACGAAAGCTGCATGACCGCTTACGCTGCGCTGAAAAAAGAGATCGCTTCGTATTCGCCCGAGCTCGCTGCAAAGCCGAAGATGGTGCTGTGCAATAAAATCGACGTGGAAGGAGCTGCGGAAAACGCGCAAAAAATTATTAAATCGATTCGGGAAGCGGAAAAGGAAACTCCCGTTATCGCGATTTCGGTTACCGCGAATATGAATATGCGGAGCGCGAAGATCGGGATCATCGATATGGTCGATGCCGCTTCGGGTGCGCATACGGCTGCTTGTGAAGGAGACGATATGCGCGGAAATGATGAGTCGTCGTTTCTTTCGACGAGGTCGGTAGATGAAAGTATGGAAACGCAGTATCCGGGGACGGAGCGTTTATGAAAATCGCTTTGCTCGGCGGTGCGTTCAATCCGCTGCATATCGGACACGCCATGCTTGCCGAAATCGCAGCGGGCGAGCTCGGTTTCGATAAAGTGCTCTTCGTTCCGACTTTTATCCCGCCGCACAAACGCTTTGCGGACGCGGCTTCTGCGAAAGACAGGCTCGGCATGGTGAAAGCGTTTTGTAAAGATTCTCCGCACTTTGCAGCCGAAGCGTGCGAAATCGAGCGAGGCGGGGTTTCGTATACTTTCGATACACTGCAGTATATTATTAAAAAATTCGGCGATTCGATCGAAGGAAAGCCCGCGCTCATCATCGGGGAGGAAAACGCGCGCGAGTTCGAAAAGTGGTACCGCGCATCCGATGTCGCATCCGTTGCCGATATCGTCATCGCGCGGAGGCAAAAGGGCGCGGGCGGAGAAGACGTCAAAGCATTTCAAAATACGCCTGTAGGAAACTATACCGGCGGATTTGACGGAGGAGTGGAGTCCGTGTTTTTTCCGTTCCCGCACAGGCTTCTCGACAATCCTCCGCTTACGCTATCTTCGACCGAAATCCGTTCCCGCATCGGTTCGGGAAAAAGCTGGCGTTACCTTGTTCCCGAAAGCGTTTTTCGATATATTATACGGAAAAGGCTTTATGGATACGGAAGATTTTAACGGCAGTTCCGCGCTCATCGACCGCGTCAAAGATTATGCGAAAGCGGTTTTAACAAAAGAGCGCTACGAACATTCGGTGCGCGTCGCCGAAACCGCTTTCCGGCTTTGTAAAAAATACGGATTGGACGCTTCGCGCGGCTACCTTGCGGGCATCGCGCACGATATGTGCAAAGACATGAGTGACGAAAAGATCGCGGCACTCGCCCGTGAGGACGGAAAAGCGATCACTGAGCTTGAAGCGAAAAAGCCTTCCCTGCTGCACGGACGCGCGGCAGCTCTCATGCTCCGCCGCGATTTCGGCGTAACCGATAAAGACATACTGCAGGCGGTCGCCGTGCACACGTTCGGAGAAGAAGGTATGTGCGCTCTTTCGAAAGTCGTTTATGCGGCGGATAAAATCGAGCCCGGCCGCCCGCAGGCGACAAAAGCGTATCTGGCTTCTCTCGAGCACCTTTCGCTCGACGAACTTGTAGAAAAAGTGCTTGCCGACGGGATCGCGTATTTGAAAAAAAAGGGATGCACCGTCGCGCCCGAATCGGAAAAACTTTTGTGTTCGTTGAATCGCCGTTAAATTGTTAAGGAGTTACGATACATGCATATCCGTGACGAACAAAAAGGCATACTGTTTTTGATTCTCATATTCGCCATCATCGCGGGCGTTTCCGTTTTTATCGCGCGGCTGCTCCGCACCGATACGGTCGGCAAAAGCCTCGAAAACGATCAAGTGATCCGCACGCTGTACGTGCTCGATGACGGCGGCGGAAATGCGCTTATGACGGAAGTTGTCATCTATTATCCGGTTTCGAAAAAAGCGGACGTCGTCAATATTCCGTACAATGTCGGCGGTATCTACCGCGTGCTTGAAGGCGTCGAAGGTACGCAGGGGCGCACCGACGGTATTGCGGTCATCTATCGGGAAAAGGGAATAGGCGCGTATCTCCGGCAGATCGAAAATCTGCTCGGAACGTCGATACCCTTTTATTCGATCGTAACGCTCGACGATTTTATCACGCTGACCGATATGATGGGCGGTTTGCGCGTTTTTATTTCCGCACCGGTCGACACGCTTTCTCCTGACGGAGAACGCTGGCTTTTGCCGTCCGGAGCGGTAACGCTTGACGGCGATAAGGTTTCGACGTACCTCCGTTATCGATTGAGCGAAGAGACGGATGTCGACGTATACGAGCGTTATCAAAATATCATGATCGCCTATTTTACGCAGCTCGGCGAAAACAAAGCGATGATACTCGCGAAAAAAAACATCGATAAATTTTTGCCGCTCTTTTCGTCGAACCTCGATGCGAAAGATTTTATCACGCATATGTCGCTGCTTGCGGAAATGAACACGGAATACATCATCAAGCAAAACGTGACGGGAAGGGTAAGCACGGTCGACGGTAAACAGCTTCTTTTTCCGCTCAACGGCGGCGAGTTTATCAAGCAGGCGGTCGCCCAGTCGACGAATATGCTCATCTCTACCGGCAATACGATGACGAGCCGTATCTACGTGCTCGAAATTCAAAACGGCACGACGGTGCAGGGACTCGCGCACAATACGGCGATTTTGTTTCAAAACGCGAGTTACGATATTTTGAGTACGCAGAATGCCGACAGAAACGATTACGAAAAGACGGTGATCATCGATCATATCGGCAACAGGGAAATCGCGAAAATGGTCGGCGATTTTATCCGCTGCACGAATATTCAGGAAGAGGAAGTTAGGAGCGACAGTGTGAACGAATCGGTTGCGAGCGTTGACTTTACGATTATTTTGGGAAAAGATTTCGACGGCCGCTATGTGCGCCCGTCCGCGAATTGACATAAGGGTTGCAGTATGAAAACGACGGAACAAAAAGCGAAAGAACTCGCGCGGCTTATGGAAGACGGCAAAGGGAAAGACGTCGCGCTCATCGATGTTTCGGAACTGAACAGTTGGACGGATTATTTTGTCATCGTTACGGTTACGAGTTCGGCGCACAAAGAAGGCTTATATAAACAGGCATGCGATTACGCAAAGGAAAACGGACTCGAACTCTACCGTACGCGCAGAAAACACAGCGACGGCGACGACTGGCAGCTGATCGATTTCGGAGATATCGTCGTGCACTTGATGTCGAGCGACGCGAGGGGTTTTTATGATTTGGAAAAGCTGTGGCACGCCGGCCGCCGAGTGGAAATTAATAATTAACGCACGGCAGTGCTGCGAGTTTCGGAGGAAATGCGGAGCAGAAAAAGGCTTTGCGTGCGACAGGGATTGGAGAGGCGGCGGAGCCGTTCCGAAGGAATGGAGCCGGACGGCGGAACCTCGGAAAGCCCGGTTTTTGCGGTTTGCCGCAAAAAGTCGCCCTGAAATCGATATTAATAAGTTCCGGCTGTTTCGTGCGCCGACATTCGATCTGATAATTAACAAAATCGGGGCTGAAAGCCGAGATGCTTAAAAGGTTTCAAAAAATAAAAGCGTGCCGATCGGGTTTTAAAGAGCGATATCAATAGGAGTCGTCATCGACATCGTCGAAGTCGTCGTCTTCCGACAGTTCATCTTCACGTACGGCACCGTACCCGTCTTCTTCTTCGTAGTCGTCATAGGGTTCGTCTATATCGTCTTCTTCTTCAAGTGGATCGTCTTCGAAAAAATCGGCGTCTTCGTCGAACTCGTCGAGTTCGTCGTCTCCGTTGTCGCTGCCGAAATCGTCGTCGGCATCAAAATCGTCATCATCGTATTCGTCGTCATACGAAAATAATTCTTCGGCGGACATACTAACTCCTTACTGCTGACTGCTCTCAAACCTCGTTTACTGTAAATGACCTGCGCGATCGTGTCAATAGAGTGCTTGATCATCGATACTGTCGCGTCGCATACTGTCGCGTCGCATACTTGACACGCTTTGTGCCTTGTGATATGCTTTCGTTCACACGCGGGGATGGTGGAATTGGTAGACACGCTAGCTTGAGGTGCTAGTGGCGCGAGCCGTGCCTGTTCAAGTCAGGTTCTCCGCATTGCAGGATTATCGGGTTTCCGGTAATCCTTTTTTTATGGAAGTTTTCAAATATTTTAGTTTTATTCCCACAAAGGATAGAGTACAAGATACTTATATTTCCTATTCGGATGTATGGTGTAATTTTGATATTGATATATTGGAGTTATTGAATTTATTTGATTTATCACTTGAAAAGAAATGAAAAATATTGTATAGTATACAATATGAAACACATTATAAAATATTTATTTAAAAATAAAATCGCTGCGTTTGTATCGTTGTCAGCTTTGCTGTTTTTATCTTGCACGAACGATTTGTCGAAGACCGATACGGATACGGCGGTTACGGGCATTCACATCACTTCCGCAGGCAATGCTTTTTCCATTGTCAAAGGCGATACGTACCGCCTGCAGGCGAAAGTTTTGCCGGAATATGCGTCGGACAAGAGACTCTCTTTTTCGTCGAGTGCCGAAGGAATCGCTTCGGTAAATGTCGAAGGTGTGATTACGGCGTACGAAGAAGGTAATGCCGTCATTACGATACGTGCGGCAAACGGCGTGCAAAAGACGATAAACGTTACCGTTAC
This Treponema socranskii subsp. buccale DNA region includes the following protein-coding sequences:
- the rpsL gene encoding 30S ribosomal protein S12; this translates as MPTINQLIHQGRKSSANRTKAPALDSCPQKRGVCTRVMTMTPKKPNSALRKIARVRLSNGMEVTAYIPGIGHNLQEHSVVLVRGGRVKDLPGVRYHIIRGTKDTLGVDGRKRGRSKYGAKRAKA
- the rpsG gene encoding 30S ribosomal protein S7, translated to MGRHKKSIDRPVMPDVKYNSKVVSKFITRMMLQGKKETCKRLMYTAMDNLKAKTDKDPLEVFLKALENVKPMVEVKSRRVGGATYQVPVEIRDVRKEALAMRWIITAARNRNGHGMAETLAAELLDAYNSTGTAFKKKEDTHKMAEANKAFAHYRW
- the rplU gene encoding 50S ribosomal protein L21 yields the protein MYALIEYKGKQYKAEKGTVLTVDKLSEEKGSTLELDSVLLVSDGDKISVGAPYVAGAKVKIEVGETFRDKKVLVFKYKAKKDYHRLIGHRQAYTKVTVTDITVA
- a CDS encoding ribosomal-processing cysteine protease Prp, encoding MISVLLTCGKDGTLASCRAQGHARFAERGSDIVCSAVTVLLRTTMQALSETEGVFVRADASERGSLDFDVSAESAPAESRAALVYAGRFLEAGLASLVREYPRNVELKIQTD
- the rpmA gene encoding 50S ribosomal protein L27, which encodes MGRSRGGSGAKNGRDSNPKNLGVKRYGGEAVTAGSILVKQRGTKFFPGSNVKRAGDDSLYATADGKVVYHERMNRKYISVTPANA
- the obgE gene encoding GTPase ObgE is translated as MVQFADEALIEVRSGKGGNGCIAFRREKYIPRGGPNGGDGGKGGDVVFCVRRNMRTLAKLRNQVVFKAKNGGDGSGWNKYGKDGEDVVIAVPPGTTIRDAETDELIHDFTDEDENERFVFLNGGKGGWGNVHFKSSTNQAPRYAHPGTPGEVRKLRLELSIIADAGLVGFPNAGKSSLLNAFTNARPKIAPYPFTTKIPNLGVLRVDGERDIIIADIPGIIEGASEGAGLGFKFLKHISRTACLIYMIDCSDESCMTAYAALKKEIASYSPELAAKPKMVLCNKIDVEGAAENAQKIIKSIREAEKETPVIAISVTANMNMRSAKIGIIDMVDAASGAHTAACEGDDMRGNDESSFLSTRSVDESMETQYPGTERL
- the nadD gene encoding nicotinate (nicotinamide) nucleotide adenylyltransferase, whose product is MKIALLGGAFNPLHIGHAMLAEIAAGELGFDKVLFVPTFIPPHKRFADAASAKDRLGMVKAFCKDSPHFAAEACEIERGGVSYTFDTLQYIIKKFGDSIEGKPALIIGEENAREFEKWYRASDVASVADIVIARRQKGAGGEDVKAFQNTPVGNYTGGFDGGVESVFFPFPHRLLDNPPLTLSSTEIRSRIGSGKSWRYLVPESVFRYIIRKRLYGYGRF
- the yqeK gene encoding bis(5'-nucleosyl)-tetraphosphatase (symmetrical) YqeK, with product MDTEDFNGSSALIDRVKDYAKAVLTKERYEHSVRVAETAFRLCKKYGLDASRGYLAGIAHDMCKDMSDEKIAALAREDGKAITELEAKKPSLLHGRAAALMLRRDFGVTDKDILQAVAVHTFGEEGMCALSKVVYAADKIEPGRPQATKAYLASLEHLSLDELVEKVLADGIAYLKKKGCTVAPESEKLLCSLNRR
- a CDS encoding LCP family protein gives rise to the protein MHIRDEQKGILFLILIFAIIAGVSVFIARLLRTDTVGKSLENDQVIRTLYVLDDGGGNALMTEVVIYYPVSKKADVVNIPYNVGGIYRVLEGVEGTQGRTDGIAVIYREKGIGAYLRQIENLLGTSIPFYSIVTLDDFITLTDMMGGLRVFISAPVDTLSPDGERWLLPSGAVTLDGDKVSTYLRYRLSEETDVDVYERYQNIMIAYFTQLGENKAMILAKKNIDKFLPLFSSNLDAKDFITHMSLLAEMNTEYIIKQNVTGRVSTVDGKQLLFPLNGGEFIKQAVAQSTNMLISTGNTMTSRIYVLEIQNGTTVQGLAHNTAILFQNASYDILSTQNADRNDYEKTVIIDHIGNREIAKMVGDFIRCTNIQEEEVRSDSVNESVASVDFTIILGKDFDGRYVRPSAN
- the rsfS gene encoding ribosome silencing factor; its protein translation is MKTTEQKAKELARLMEDGKGKDVALIDVSELNSWTDYFVIVTVTSSAHKEGLYKQACDYAKENGLELYRTRRKHSDGDDWQLIDFGDIVVHLMSSDARGFYDLEKLWHAGRRVEINN